The genomic interval CAGAGGCTTCTGATTTGATCGTTTTCCAGAAGTTGAGTTTCACAGTTTTGTTGTGCAAGAAGGCAGAAGGCGCGGGCAGAAGGACAGGCGGCGGCGGGGATGAGGGGATGAGGAGGTGAGGGGGTGAAATATAAGCTTTATCCTTTATCTAACACCTGACACCTGACACCTGCTTAATCAATCAACCCCTCTGCCCGCGCCTGCATCACGGTCTGCATCCGGGATGTTTTTGCCCGCATCTGGGTAGACCCCTAGGGCATCCTGAATCTTTGTCCAGTAGTGGCGCACGGTTCGTTCTGACACATTCATCCGTTTGGCGATCGCATTATCCTGGAGTTCTTCGTAGGACGCCAGCTTCAGCACCTCCAGCCATTCGGGTTTCACCTCTAGCCCCTTGCGCATTTCTTTGGGGGTGCAGGTTTGGCCAGCCAGTGACAGGTCAACCATTTTCAGCATGTCCTGCATGCGCAAACTCTTATCGGCAACGGTAAACCCCCCTTGATGATCGTCAATGGCTGGTTTTAGCCGCACTAATGCCCGCACATGGGCACTCTGAACCACAATGTTGAGCGTGGGATGGTGCTGCATCAATTTTCTTAGAAGTTGAATGCCTGTTTCAGTCCGGGCTGTTTCTCCGGTTTCATCTGGCATGGAAAGATCAACTACAACCAGATCGGGCTGCATCTGCTCGATTTGACTGGGTGCAGCCTGGGCAGTCTGGGCAGTCTGAATCTCCGCATCGGGATAGGACTGTTTCAGCACACTGAGTGTTCCACCCAAAACTAATTCGTGGTCATCAATGATCAACAACTTTTGTTTGGTTTGTTGGGGGATGGGTTGGGGCATTTTGGCTTCCTCAAAGTTAGAGTTTGGCACTGGGTTTGGACGGTTGGGCAAACGGGCACCGCCACCGAAAGTATCCGGTTAGCGTGCGATCGGTGTAACGGTAAAAACACTCCCCAGCAGTTAGAAATTGAAAGGCTCGGCTGAGATAGCGCAATTCTGTAGCACGGTTGGAGGCGGTCAGGATGGCGGGCGCTAAATCAGAGAACTGCACTTTAATTTCACCCAGGTTTCCCTGTAAGCCTAAGCTAACCGTAATCGAAGTAGGCTGTTCAGGAGAAGACTGGGCAATTCTCAGCAATTCATGCAGCGATGTTAGAATCACCTGGCTAGATTCGTAGGACTCAATTCTCCACTGGGAAGGGAGATGGGTGATAATTGTCGAGGTTTGAAATTGCGATTGCCAGGACTCAAGCATCGATTTCAGGGCAAGGGGAAGACTGTCTTCAATATAGGGAGGAGAGAGGCGATCGCTCAACCCTGCTAGGGAACGATGCAACCGCTCGATCGTCACCAACCACTCTGGCTGTTGTTCTAAACTCTTATCTGCCGTTGTTGTCAGTAATATTTCTAAATTCCGCCTCAGAACAAAAGAATCTTGCAGCAACCCATCTCGAATTTTTTCTGCCTCCTGGCAGAGCTGCATCGATTGCCTGCGATACCACCACCTCAGCGCACGCTGCGACTCAAGGTAGGAGACAAGCAACCACAATAAAATCAGGAGACAAGCGACTACAACCACATTGATTCAACGAGAGTGACAGGTTAACAGCAATTAGCGATTAGTTATTAGCCTTTTACTAACTGGTGACTGCTCCAGAGCATGACATGCTTGCTTTAGAGGATGTTTTAAAGGTGGCGATTGTCTTGGGTAAGGGCAAAGCATTCGGCAAGCAATCTCTCGAAAACAGCAGGGAATCCTCGCCCGCATGCTTTGCCCCTGCGGTCAACGATATCAACCGCGGCTTTTCAAACAACCTCCTACAGTCCTTAGGCTTTTAGTAAAGAAGATACGGGCTAAAAGCTTAATTTATACAATACAGGCAGATTTTCAACAGCGTCCTTACGTTTTATGCCAAATGGATTGCCGAAAACTGTAAACAATCGGTGCCCGTTGAGGAGCGATGGGGAATGGGCATGCATCGCTTTGCCTATCCTACCTGGGACGCCGATACAGAAACCGGGTTTCTTCTGTGAGATGCCCCAGTTTCGTTGAATATCCTCGCTAGAAACCCGGTTTCTCGAAATACTCTACCGCTGCTCTAGGGGGCTGGATGGTCAAAAATCACCTCAGCCCAGTGCCATTTCTAGATTGGCTCTCCTTCGTCGATCGCCCCCAAGGCTTGAAGCGTCACTTTCTGGGCTGCTGTCAAACCTGTTGCTTTTGTGATGGCGGTTCCTTCATAGGGACGGGGACAACGTAAGGTTTTTAGGTAAATGCCTGTCTCAGGCTTCCAGATTTTGATGGTTTCATCCTGGCTACTGCTAAGAAGAACGCCATCATTTAAGTTCTGAGCTAGAGACCAGACCCAGTGTTGATGTTCCTGAAGCATCGCGGTGCAGTCGCCTGTTGCGATGTCCCAGATCCGGATCGTTTTATCGGCACTGCTGCTAATCAAGCGATCGCCCTGAGCG from Kovacikia minuta CCNUW1 carries:
- a CDS encoding response regulator; this encodes MPQPIPQQTKQKLLIIDDHELVLGGTLSVLKQSYPDAEIQTAQTAQAAPSQIEQMQPDLVVVDLSMPDETGETARTETGIQLLRKLMQHHPTLNIVVQSAHVRALVRLKPAIDDHQGGFTVADKSLRMQDMLKMVDLSLAGQTCTPKEMRKGLEVKPEWLEVLKLASYEELQDNAIAKRMNVSERTVRHYWTKIQDALGVYPDAGKNIPDADRDAGAGRGVD